TTGCCATCTATCTTTGCCAGGGCCGAAATCGCATCGAGGTCGGTGTCATACGCTTGAACATCTGTTCCGATGGTCACCCCCAGGTTGCTCCTTGCAGCTGAAGTCGTGGATGCTCCCGTTCCCCCTTTGGACACGGAAAGCGTCCCACCAAGGTTGTCCAGTGTCAGGTTGGATTCAGCAAGATCGATGTCGATCTCGCTGTTGATCTCGTCATTGGTAACCAGAACCTTATCGCTTCCGGCATTGATGTTCTTGAACTCCAGATCGACGCCCGTTTTCTGTTTGAACACACTCACCCCGGCGGTTCCAACATTGGTTGCCGTGTTGATTTCACCCACACCGGAAACGGCGGTCGCGATCAAGTCATATTCCGTGCCGTCATCGTCCTTGAAGTAGAGTCTGCTGTCACTACTCTTCACATAGATTTTCCCATATCCAGAAGTACTGGACGGAGCCACAATCTCATCGAGACTCAACGCACCTTCAACCGTTACGATTTCGTTGGGACTTGCTGAGCCGATCCCCACGTTGCCCCGGGTCGTAATCGAAGCGACGGTCAACACCGAGTTGGTATCGATGTCCGAACCGGTGATCGTGCCATCCAGGATTTTCAGACCAGTCACCGAACCCGCAGCGATTGTCGGATTGGGATATGTGCCGGTCAGATCTCCCCCGGCGCTATCCGGGAAAACCGAAGCCAGCGCGTAGTCTGAAGTGTCAGAATAGGGAGCCTTGAATGCCGACATGACATCCGCTCGCAGGATCGTCCCGTCCTGAATTTTTTCGCTCGTGACGGAACTGTCAGGAACCGTCAACGCAGGGAGGTTGATCAGTCCCGAACCGTCGCCTGTGAAGCTTTGTGCAGAAACAGTTCCCTGCACCCTTACATCACCCATAACATGGAGCCTGGATGTCGGAGAGAGGGTGCCGATCCCAACGTTTCCGTCGGGGGGTACGACGTTCGATGCTCCCAGAACACCTCCGGCCTGACTGGCGAAGCGACTTCTCATACTGTAAGGGGTTGAAGTAAGCGGATACCTGGGAAACATTTCGTCGCCGTCTCCAACCTTCACACCCAGAAAATATTGCGTGTCGAACGTCAACTCCAGGGGCTCGACAATTCCCAGAATGACGGTAAAGACCCCACCGGTCACCTCGACCGATTCATGAGTCTCAGTCCAGAGTGCGCCCGAACCAGACTCGCCCGGATACAGGGAGAAAGCCATGTCATAATTCCCCTGGGGAATCAGCGCACCGTTCTGGTCCTTGAGGACGCCCTGATAACTTATGGTCCTGGGAATCTGTGACTGGAAAGAGTCAGTTTGAACGGCTTGGGAGGTTACTTTTCTCTGCTCAGACTGCGCGAGGACGATTGAGATGGCGATAAGTCCCAGCGCCACAGCACTTGTGAACCTCATAGTTATTCCCTCCTAACACCCACCGATTTTTCGTTGACGAAGATTGGGATCACCCCCTGACCCTTGACGCATAATTTTGGGAAGCACCGGGTCAGATGCAACAGAAAAGTGTAAAAATCTGAATATATTTACAAAAAGGGGATAATTATGTGAAATTATTAGTCACTATGTCACCGAGAAGTGCCGGTTTCCCTTTCTTGTGAAGGGACAAAGTGCGCTTTGAATGCGGTGAGGGTGTTATGTAACTTGGCACTGTTGGGGGGTTAGCTTTTTCGTGCCAATGTGCCAATACTAGATGAGGAGACAACCATGCTTTTCCACGTAACTATGACTCATTCAGAGGACAACTGTCCCGGCTACGAACGCGAGAGAATGCCCGAGATACTCAGATCTTTCGAAAATCTCAAGGCAGTCGGAAAGGATCTGGATGTGAAGCTCCATTTCTTTGTCTGGTGTCCACCCGATCATGTTGCCTATGTTCTGCTGGAGGCCGATAGCCTGAATCGGATATCCCGCTTCGCTTTCTCAATTCCCATTCGCCAGGAAATCAAAATAGTCCCGGTGGAACAGATAGAAGACACCGTGACCATGGCAAAGCAGCTGATGGCAGAAGCCGGGAAGAAGTAGTACGACGTCGGTTAATTGATTTACCGGTATCCCGTTGCGGGAGTTGGTGTGCAATATAAGGAGAATAGCAAACAGGGCGGCCTGTTGGCCGCCCTGTTCCGTTTTCCTCTTATGACTAAGAGGAAGGCCGTACGAAATGGACTGATATCAGAGAATCGTCACTTTTGAAGCGGCCTCACCCTTCTCAGTTGAAACAACCTCAAACTCAACCTTGTCATTTTCTTTGAGGGTGCGAAATCCATTTCTATCGATCGCGGTGTAATGAACAAAAAGATCATCACCTAGTTCACGACTGATGAACCCGAATCCCTTCTTATCATTAAACCATTTCACTGTACCAGTTTCACGTTGAGACATTTTGAATTACTCCTATTATGTTCTTTTGAATTCTGTCTGAAGCATTGAAGGGGAATAGAGACTAAGTCTTCTTCTTATATAATAAGTATGGCTATGTCACCCAAATCCACTACATTACCTAAGACAACAGCGACAAAGTTAAGACTAAATTGAACGAATACAATCTATTATTTGGACCCCCTTCATTTTGTCAAATCCCGTTTTCTCCCGTCCCGCCGGTTTCAGCTGCATTACACCTTTGAACACCAGAGTACTCTCCCCTATTTTCGGTCAAAAGCGTCCGAATTCCTCTGGGGTAACATGATGAGTGCGTGCTGAATATATAGAAGGGGTGAAACTGGGAGAACAAGGCACTGGGAGTACACGCCCTACGCGCTACCTTTGCTCATAGGGGCAGCCGGTTCCACCCTGTTCGCCGTCTTCGCCTGGGGCCGGCGATGCTCGTTCTCATACTCCGGGTACACGGGCCAGGAAAAGTTCCTGACACGGCGCAATCTCATTCTTTTGTCGATCGTACCGTTTATCGCAGTACTGCTGGCCTGGATCAACGAACATCACGGGTTAATGTGGGCGGGGATCAGATTAACTGTCCAGAAATCGGTTCACAGATTGGAGTTGGACTATGGCGTATACTTCTGGTTCTATGCTGCGTACTTATACCTGGTGCTGGTGGTTATTACGTCCCTGCTGTTGCGGACTCTTTTCCTTTCGTCAGGGCTACAGCGTCACCAAAGTGTGATCATGCTGTCCGCTATGGTGTTCCCCTGGTTTGGGAATATTCTCTATTCTTAGGGGTGGATCCCGTCTCCCCGCCTTGACTTTACGCCCTTCGGCTACAGTTTAGCCGGCCTTGTGATGGGATGGGGTCTCTTCCGCTACCGTTTGCTCGACATCATTCCGGTGGCGCGTGATAAAGTCGTTGAGAGCATGAGTGAAGGGGTGATCGTCCTGGACACGCACGACCGGATAGCGGACCTCAACACCGCGGCACAACACTTCATGGGCCAAGCCCCGCAAGAGGCGATCTATGCCGGCGACAAGGTGGCGGGCAGATGGATGTTTACAGGCACCAACACGGGTCCCGGCGAATTCCCATCAACGGGAAAAGAAGGGACGGTATCGGGCATCAGCATCTTCCACTTCTGCAATGGTATGATCGTCAGCGAGTAGGTGGAGTCGAACAACCTGGGCTTGATGCAGCAATTTGGTTTCACGCTCACTCCCCCGGCGCCCGAAAGCTGAAGAGAGCAGAGAGACCTTCTTCTGTTCGCACGGGGTAGCAACATTTGACTGTTATCCCGTGCTTTTCGTGGCACAAACTCAATGATATTTGCCCGATCCAGTGGACACAACTCTTTGCTACTGGAGAATATGTTTGACAGATGCTCCTACATTGAGTACATTGATTCTTCAGGGTTAGGAACGCTTCATGGAAATCTTCTTATGCTTTAATTTAAACTGATGAGTTGTACATATAGACGCACATGTTCTGGGTCACTATTTCCCATATTATTAGCTGTGGCCCTTTACAATCCTCTTGGAGCCTACTCACTTCAACAAGCAGAGGAAATAGAGTTAATCAATGTGGCCGTAATCGACCTGGAAGGAAAAGGAATATCCCAGTTAGAGGCGTCGACGTTGACCGACAGGTTAAGAACTTCCTTGGTTCAGACAGGAAAAGTGAACGTCTTGGAACGCGGCATGATGGAAGATATTCTTCAAGAAACAGGGTTTCAACAGACGGGTTGCGTAAGTACAGAGTGTGCTATAGAAGTCGGTAAAGTTTTAGGTGTCAGACAGATTATTAGTGGAGGCATCGGTAAGCTTGGTAGCACATATACAGTAGATGTCCGCATTATTGATGTCGAGACGAGTAAAATCTTGAAAGTCACTCCAAGAGATTACACAGGCAACATCGATGGTTTGCTAAGCGTCATTCGGGAAATAGCATTTGACCTTGTTTCAGCCGAACCATCAGCCGCCAGGCCAGTTGCAGTTCCAGAACCTGTTGGTATTTTCGGAGTTGTGGAAGCTGTTTCAACGCCCACTGAAGCAACAGTCTACATTGATGGTATCAAGCTAGGCCTTACCCCGTTCAAATTGGGTGAACTAAAGGCGGGTGAACACACCATAAAAATGGCTAAGTCGGGACATATTGATTATGAAGATACCTTTTCCCTTGCGGGAGGGGAAACAAAGAAACTAGAAGCAATCCTGGTGCGGTTAAATGTACTAAACCTCAGTTCAACCCCAAGCGGGGCTACTTTCTACCTCAATGACGAGTTGAAAGGTGTCACTCCACTAAGGCTCGAACTGAAAACCGGTTCTTACCGGCTCAAGCTGAAGAAAGAAGGCTATGCGGATTTGGAAGAAGAAGTGACGATAGATAAGAATGTTTCAAAGAATATGCCCATGGCGAAAGCGGAAAAGGGTGAGGAAGTGGTTGAAAAGAAGCGCAGTAATAAACTCCTGTGGATAAGTCTGGGAGCTGTAGCTGCCGGAGGAGCGGCTTATTACTTCCTGTTACAACCTCCAGAAGAGGATTCGAAAAACGCAACCGTCACTGTCAACATATCCATTGAACCGTAGCTGATTAAATGACCATGCCTTCAAGACACATACTCGCGTTCCTCACTTCACTGTTATTGCTGGTTTCGTGTTCAGAGGATAATCCCCTGGCCATTAGCGATAGACAAAGCGCTGTCACCGTTGCCATTCTGTTAGAAGACGGTGACGGTGAGCATAGAGGTGACAGCAGTCTGGGCAAGATTTCCGTCATTTCCAGAGTTGTGGTAACCGTTTCGGCTGCCGATATGGAAACGATTGAGGAGGATCTCACTCTCAGTTCTGGCGGAGAAACCGCCAGCGGTTCGTTTGAGGTTCCAAAAGGAAAATCGCGAACGTTTACCGTCGAAGCTGTGGATGCCAACGGCATTACCCAGTACAGCGGCTCCACAACTCAGGATATCCTGAATGATGGGGAAACGGTATCAATAACAACAGAGGGACATTATCCTTCACCCGTATCCCTGACAGTAGGAACAGTGTTTGTCAATTCAGTGAAACTGACATGGACCCGAAGCGCTGATGTAGACTTCCAGGAGTATGAGATTTATCGATCTACCACATCCACAGTGGATCTGAATTCTACCCTGATTGCGACAATCAACAGCAAGTTGATAACCTCATATGTGGATGAAACCCTGGATCTGAACACCTCGTATTCTTATCGGATCATTGTTTGGGATACCGAAGAACTGGGTTACTGGGGCTCTGTCGTAACAACACCAGCCGAGCTGGGATACGATGACGGTGTTTTTGAGCAGGGACTGATTGCTACAGAACAGGACGAAGGACTCCTGGTCTTGTTTACGGCCCCGTCCTACCCCGCTTCTCTGGTGGCGGTGGAAATGGCAGTGTGGGGAACCCAGGACTTCGAGATCTACGTTTGGGACTGGGAAACGGGGGATATTCTGGACAACAGAGCCGCCGAGGGAGTAGACGCCAACGACTACGAGTGGGCGTACTATGATAGGACGGTTCTTGATCTTGATTTCAGCGGAGATTTCTACGTGGGACTAGTCTATACAGGCGACCAGCAGAACGATGGAACCTGGTGGCCCGCCATTGCGTTGGACGAGACTGCTTCCGCCCGCAGATCCTACGACCTGTTATCCACCTCTTTCGACCTGCTGGATGATGTTGGATTTCCTGGGAATCTTGCTATCCGGGCAGTGGTGGAGGTTAACGGTGGAATACTCAAGCTGGCTCCCGCCGGCCTACCAACCGGAGGGATCTCACCCAAAAGTCCGGGCAGTCACGACCGCATACCTTCCGATTCGCGGGCAACCTTGAGGGTTGTCACACCACGTCGCTGACTCCGGACGAAGGTTTCCCTTTTGGCATTGTTGTCGTAAGGATTCTCATATATATTCCGTACGCTTTCTTGATTTGAACCAGGTTGAAAGCCGCAGCATTTCCCCTGGGATTATGCATTAAGCAGTCCTGTGGGCTGAGGCATTGTGATTCGCCTGGTTTGCGGGAAAAGGGGGGAATGCCGGGGATATGAAACTGACCTGAATAATTCATCGAAGACCGCCTGTGGCGGGGTTAACCCCGCCTGTCTGACCGCCAGGCAGGCAGTCCCGAAAGTCTTCGGGACATGCGGCCCGTCGAAGATCCCGCAGAATGCGTGGAAGGGTGATTAATTCACGAGTACTCATGAATTAATCAGGCTGACAAACTAAGGGGGGAAAAACCATGGAAATCCTTCAGGTGCTTTCTCGCTGGATACATATCGTGTCCGGTATTATGTGGATAGGATTGCTCTATTACTACAATTTTGTCCATATGGGTTTTGCTCCGACCATGGATCCTGAGACAGCAAAGAAGGTCGTTCCGGAATTGGTACCGAGAAGTCTCTACTGGTTCAGGTGGGGAGCACTCTGGACATGGGTGTCAGGCGTCCTCCTTCTTTTGATCGTCTTCTATCATGGCGGACTCATGTTTGACCAGGAACACAGTTGGTCAATGGGGAGTATTGTCATGATTGCGGTGAGCTTCCTGGGAGTCTTCGTTTATGATTCGCTCTTCAGGATCGTAAAAAGTGTTCGGGCTGCCTCCGTGATCGGTTTCATTCTCATATTGGCTGCTATTTTTGCCTTCATCAATGTTGGCAATTTTGAATATCGAGCCTACGTTATTCACACCGGAGTACTGTTCGGCACCATAATGGCTTTCAATGTGTGGTTCCGGATCTGGCCCTCTCAGCAAAAGGTAGTCTCGGCGATCAAAGAGGGCAAAGCCCCAGATCAAACTCTGCTTGCTCATGTCGGTATGCGGTCGAGACACAACACTTACCTGTCAATACCTCTGATATGGCTCATGATCAATTCTCATCACGCTGGCACACCCCCACAAGAGCACTGGTTGTACCTTCCCATCTTTATTCTTGCAGGGTGGGTCGCCGTCTATCTGCTCTATCAGAAAGTTCCCAGGGTAAAGGGATTCTAGCTCTCAGCCTGAGATTAAGGGGAGAAGCGCAGGTTTCGTCTTTCAAACGGAAACCTGATGCGATTGTGTTGCGTTTTACATGAGTTAGGCTGATATTTCCTCTAACAAGTCCAGCGTTTCTCTTGGAATAAACACCCGGAGTTCAATGCCCTCCGGCGCAAGATTAGATGCTTAGTTCAACGACCATGATCGGCCAAATCATCTCCCATTGCGAAATCATTGAAAAGCCGGGTGAAAGCGGGGGGTGTTGTCCATGATTGGCCAGATTATATCTCATTATCGTATCCTCGAGAAGCTGGGTGAAGGCGGGATGGGCGTAGTGTATAAGGCTGAAGACACGAAGCTCAAGCGGACGGTTGCGCTTAAGTTCTTGCCTCACCATCTCCTTTCCAGCGAAAAAGACAAGACCCGATTCCTGCATGAGGCTCAGGCTGCTTCCGCCCTCAATCATCCCAATATCATGACCGTTTATGAAATTGATGAGGAAGATGAACAAGTCTTCATTGCCATGGAATTCATTAAGGGGGAAACCCTGAAGGACAAGCTTGAAGAAGGTCCTTTTAAGACCAAAGAGCTCCTGAAAATCGCGATTGGAGTGGCTGATGGACTCGATGGGGCCCACCAGCAGGAGATTTTCCACAGGGACATTAAGTCCGAGAATATCATGATTTCAAAGACAGGAGTTGGTAAGATCATGGATTTCGGTATTGCCAGGCGTAAACAGCTATCGGGCGATACGAAGGAAGGTCTGACTCCGGGAACGCTGGCCTATATGTCCCCTGAGCAAACTGAAGGGGTAGACGTTGACTACCGCAGCGACCTTTTTTCCTTCGGTGTGGTCATGTACGAAATGGCCACTGGACAGCTGCCGTTCAAAGGGGACCACGACGCGGCCATTCTGTATTCAATCGTGAATGAATCTCCCCTTCCCGTCGCTGCCATGAATCCAAATATTCCCCAGGAGCTCGAGCGGATCATCCACAAGGCCTTGCAGAAGGATCCTGAAGATCGTTACCAGCATGCCGATGATCTTTCTGCTGATCTGAGGACATTAAAGAAAGATCTGGAATCGGGACGGACGAGTGTCACCACAGCTCACGCTCCAATTCCAAAGGTACCCGAAAGAAGGCCGGTGCGGCTCAAGTTTGCCTATATCTTTGCCGGCGTTCTTGCGACCGCCCTCGTGACGATTGGCCTTCTAAAAGTGCTGGAGAGAGGAGCCGATTCGGCTGCCGGCCCTCAAGTGAATTCCCTCGCAGTACTCTACTTCGAAAATCTGAATAACCGCGAGGATACTGAACGAATGGGACAGATCTTGCAGGAGCTTCTCATCGCCGATCTGTCTGAAGCCACATCTCTCAAGGTGTTCAGCAGCCAGCGACTGTTCGACATCCAAAAACAGTTGGGCTCCAGGGATCGGACAAAGATGCCGGAGCTAGCTTCGGACATTGCCAGAAAGGCTGGGGCGGAGACGATGCTCACGGGAAATCTCATTCAGGCTAACAACAAAATGATTCTGACATCTCAGCTCGTTGATGCGGCAGAAGGGACTGTGGTAGGATCTCAGAGGGTTGAAGGAAACGATATATTTGCCATGGTGGATGACCTGTCGGTTCAGATCCAACAGGATTTGGATGTGCCCGTAACTTCAGAGGATCTGCTGAACGTCGCTGTGAAGGAGAAAACCACCTCGGAAGTAGGCGCGTTCCAATACTATCTTTCAGGCGTGGATTTATTCAACGACTCGAAATTCGACAGCGCCATCATCCAATTCCAGAGGGCCGTCGCCATAGACTCAACCTTTAATCAGGCTTACTATAAGATGGCTATGGCCCAATGGTGGTCCCGGTCAATGTCGAGTGAACCGGCTTTGGAACAAGCAGTGGAGTCGCTTTCTCATATTCTCTCTGGGAGTTGGTACACCTCAACCAAGGAAAAACTCATAGTGGAAGGGGCCCTGGCCCTGTTCCGTGAGGATTGGGATAACGCGCAGGGTGTTTACGAACAATTGGTGAGCTTTATCCCGGACGAAAAGGAGGCCTGGTACGGACTGGGAGAGGCATTTTTCCACGGTGTTCAAGACTATATCAAATCCCTCGATGCTTTTGAAAAGGTCCTGGTGCTAGACCCAGAGTTCACCTTGGCCTATCGCCACATATTCGATATCTATTCTGGAGAAAAGTTATTTAACCGTGGTCTGATCACGGCGCAACAGTTCTTGACGCATCACCCTTATGAGTCGTGGGCGCATTACTACCTTGGCGTCATGCTTCAGGGAAAGAAGGAAAACAGGATGGCGATGGATGCCTTTGAAAATGCCGTCCAACTGGACCCCCAATTTACGCTTGCTCATCAGAAGATTCTTGAAATCTACATTTCAGAGAAGCGGTTTGATGAGGGTATCAGGACAGCTAGAGGGCTAATTACTTTGTACCCTGAAAAATCGTGGCCATACGGTTTTCTGGGAGATATGCAGCGGGCGACGGGGAAGTTCAAGCTGGCTTCGGAATCCTATCAAAAAGGATCCCTGATGGACCCCAAGGCCTTTAACATCATTCATGATCTCGGCTACACTTACCAGCTAATGGGGAGATACGACGAAGCTGTTCAGAAGTACTCAGAGCTGTTGAACAGTGAAGTACCCACTAACTGGCGACATAGTTCTATGGGGATGGTGATTTCCGTGTTCAGTGAAAAGGGGGAGTATCGCACCGCTATTAAGATGGCCGAGAAACAATTGATCGTCTCAGAATGGATGGACAAGAGCGGTACCGCCAACGCCTACATCAATTTGGCAGTTGCTTCACTCATTCTTGGTGACACAACAGCCGTGTTGGCGAGGTTGGACAGCGCATCTCTCTTGGACCCGAATGCCAATCTTGTCCTTGCTGCCCACTGGATAGAGGGAATGCTGCGCGCCCGGTGGGGGCAGGAACAAGAACTTACCTCGATCATCGAAACCGTCAGGAACATGGTGGAGCAAGAATTAGTCGGTTATAGTTGGAAACCCGTCTACAATGCTCTTCTTTATGAACGTTTCATAATGCGAGAAGAGGTGGACAGTGCCCTCAGTGAGTATGACAACCTGAAAGCCTATGAGATTTTCAAGGACCGCTACCTCTACCAACAGTCCTTGCTCCATCTGAAGAAGGGTAACTATGAACGGGCCCTGGAAACCAGCCGGAAGATGCAAAGCCCCTCGATTTCCCAGAGTGCCCGTTCCTACAATTATCCCAGAGCTTTCTACGTCAGAGGCCTCATTTATGAAAAAATGGGGGAGCCGATTCGGGCCAGAGAGAACTATGAGAAGTTGCTTGGCCTGTGGAAAAATGCTGACGAAGAGATAGTGGAACGGCAGGATGCCATAGAGCGTTTGTCCCGGTTGACAAGGCTCCCCAGCTGATATTCCCGGCCTATTCAGGTTAACTGTCGGTGAGCAGTGGCAGAGTGTTCTTCACAAGCATTGCCCAAAAGTCAGGTTCATCATGAAAACTCTGTTTATTCAATTGTTCCGTCAGCTCCGGGTTGTCCAGATATAGACCGGCAATACTCGCTTTGTAACGAATTTGAGGTGACGTGCCTGCAGTTGACAGCGCCGTCACGGCCTCATTTAATCTACTGAAGCTTCTCTCCGGCGCCACGCTCTGTAACATCACGACACAGTAAAGCGCTGATTCAATGACCCCGAGATTCTCATTGTTGAGACTGATGACATAAGCCTCTTCTATTTGATCGAAATCAAGCTTGCTGACGTTCAAATCGTTCGGTGAAGCTGCAACCGCAACGATGAAAAGCGTCAGAATTGCTAGCGGTATCTGTTTCATTCTTTTGGCTTTCCCCATTTTTGATTTGTCATTTCTCTTTGTTTGACTCATTTATGGGCAAAAGGTTGTCAAAAAAATGAATCTGTACAATCGTTGGGAGGCTCACCGCCAGGTACAATACTGCAATTCGTTCTGTTGAGAATTGTTTTTGATCCGAAAGTGACCCGCCTGATGGATTTTTTTCTCAGGGAAGAACGCTTCTTTCTCCAGGTAGAAACAATAGCCGCAATCCAGGTTACAATCAGGATCAGATAGTTTTGATGAGAATACTCTGCAAGGGTAGATAGGAAGCGCGCATGATGACCTTCGCAATTCCTCTCAGTTCAGATCAACGTGATGTTTCGTGAGCATCCACTTCTGGCTTAGCCTTTCCTAACCGCGTTGAAACTTGAGACAGCATTATGACTCGATTCTGAACGAATAGTCATAATCAGAGGGGCGCTCCTCAGGAAAGGTGATCTCCAGAGGGCTCGAGAGGTATTCCAAAACCGGATCTGAAGAAGCAATCTTCCAGAAGCGAATCCTGGAGATCGAAGTCCTGCAGAGCGGGACGTGGTTCTATCCTGCCTCCACACCCGACGAAGTCTGCGCAAGTGATGGAATATCGATCAAGGAATGTCGTGCTCAGAACTGTGTAGCGCTTGACAATTCACTGTTCTGAGTTGCTTGCCCGTGGCGGGCAGGCCTGTCCGGTGTTCCTTTTTCAATTCTCAATCATCTCGTCGAAAACCTGTAAACCGTTGTCTTCCTGTATTCCTCTCCAGGTCTGAGCACCGTATTTGGGAATCCTTCTTGATTAGGTGAATTCGGAAAACGATGACATTCCAGTGCCATACCCGTCCGATGATTGTATGCGATCCCACTCTTGCCGACATCGCTGCCATCCAGGAAGTTTCCTGAATAAAACTGCAGACCCGGTTCTGTACTGCTGATCTGCAGCAGGCGACCACTCACAGGTTCGTAGATCTCGGCTACGGGACCGAATTCATTTCCAGCACTCTTGTTAATTACCCAGCAGTGATCATAGCCCAATCCAAAACGAATGTCTTCTGTGTCTTTATCGATCCTGGCACCGATGGCCGTGGGCGTTCTGAAATCCAGTGGACTCCCGGTGAGATCCCTGAGTTCACCCACCGGAATCAAACTCCTATCCACCGGGACGAAACGGTCAGCATGGATCATCATTTCATGTCCGAGTATGTCTTTACCTGGATCACCGGTGAGATTGAAATAGGAATGGTGGGTTAGGTTTAGAACGGTAGGCTTGTCAGTAGTGGCCAGGTACTCCAGTCTTAACCCACCCTCGTCTTGTAGAGTGTAGGTGTGGGTGACAGTCAACGTTCCTGGATAGCCTTCCTCGCCATCCTTACTGACATAGGTCAGCTTGAGGGCTGGACCTTCAGCTGTCTCCAGCGGTTCAGCATCCCAGAGCACTTTATCAAATCCAACCAGACCACCGTGAAGATGATTGTCGCCGTCATTCCGTGCCAGCTGATACTCAATTCCGTCCAGGGTGAATTTTGCGGCGCCGATACGATTTCCATAACGACCTACGATGGCACCGAAGTAAGGACCATTCTGGAGATAA
This window of the Candidatus Neomarinimicrobiota bacterium genome carries:
- a CDS encoding tail fiber domain-containing protein; protein product: MRFTSAVALGLIAISIVLAQSEQRKVTSQAVQTDSFQSQIPRTISYQGVLKDQNGALIPQGNYDMAFSLYPGESGSGALWTETHESVEVTGGVFTVILGIVEPLELTFDTQYFLGVKVGDGDEMFPRYPLTSTPYSMRSRFASQAGGVLGASNVVPPDGNVGIGTLSPTSRLHVMGDVRVQGTVSAQSFTGDGSGLINLPALTVPDSSVTSEKIQDGTILRADVMSAFKAPYSDTSDYALASVFPDSAGGDLTGTYPNPTIAAGSVTGLKILDGTITGSDIDTNSVLTVASITTRGNVGIGSASPNEIVTVEGALSLDEIVAPSSTSGYGKIYVKSSDSRLYFKDDDGTEYDLIATAVSGVGEINTATNVGTAGVSVFKQKTGVDLEFKNINAGSDKVLVTNDEINSEIDIDLAESNLTLDNLGGTLSVSKGGTGASTTSAARSNLGVTIGTDVQAYDTDLDAISALAKIDGNFMVGNGTGWVAESGGTARTSLGLGSLATQNSTNVSITGGSISGITDLAIADGGTGASTTQASRTNLGVAIGTDVQAYDIDLDAISALAKTDGNFMVGNGTAWVTESGSTARTSLGLGSLATQNSNSVSISGGFIYGITDLTVADGGTGASSLSSNYLVKGNGTSALSSSLVYDNGTSVGIGTTNPVAKLHIAYNPFSGAVTDLNGSTRLLVQGQDNDNAFITILSDDDAASSDAGVIFGDESDATRGGVIYNNVNDYLAFYADDWTQRMKIASNGDITGTFGNYHVASDKRVKKNIQTAGNALDKILRLRGVRFHWKNSPSAAMAHAHYGLIAQEVEEVVPEVVNTNEEGLKAIEWWQLNGIYVEAIKEQQSQIEKLKARIDELTLQANGMQENADLKPHK
- a CDS encoding DUF3303 family protein, giving the protein MLFHVTMTHSEDNCPGYERERMPEILRSFENLKAVGKDLDVKLHFFVWCPPDHVAYVLLEADSLNRISRFAFSIPIRQEIKIVPVEQIEDTVTMAKQLMAEAGKK
- a CDS encoding cold shock domain-containing protein; its protein translation is MSQRETGTVKWFNDKKGFGFISRELGDDLFVHYTAIDRNGFRTLKENDKVEFEVVSTEKGEAASKVTIL
- a CDS encoding ester cyclase codes for the protein MSEGVIVLDTHDRIADLNTAAQHFMGQAPQEAIYAGDKVAGRWMFTGTNTGPGEFPSTGKEGTVSGISIFHFCNGMIVSE
- a CDS encoding PEGA domain-containing protein codes for the protein MALYNPLGAYSLQQAEEIELINVAVIDLEGKGISQLEASTLTDRLRTSLVQTGKVNVLERGMMEDILQETGFQQTGCVSTECAIEVGKVLGVRQIISGGIGKLGSTYTVDVRIIDVETSKILKVTPRDYTGNIDGLLSVIREIAFDLVSAEPSAARPVAVPEPVGIFGVVEAVSTPTEATVYIDGIKLGLTPFKLGELKAGEHTIKMAKSGHIDYEDTFSLAGGETKKLEAILVRLNVLNLSSTPSGATFYLNDELKGVTPLRLELKTGSYRLKLKKEGYADLEEEVTIDKNVSKNMPMAKAEKGEEVVEKKRSNKLLWISLGAVAAGGAAYYFLLQPPEEDSKNATVTVNISIEP
- a CDS encoding fibronectin type III domain-containing protein yields the protein MPSRHILAFLTSLLLLVSCSEDNPLAISDRQSAVTVAILLEDGDGEHRGDSSLGKISVISRVVVTVSAADMETIEEDLTLSSGGETASGSFEVPKGKSRTFTVEAVDANGITQYSGSTTQDILNDGETVSITTEGHYPSPVSLTVGTVFVNSVKLTWTRSADVDFQEYEIYRSTTSTVDLNSTLIATINSKLITSYVDETLDLNTSYSYRIIVWDTEELGYWGSVVTTPAELGYDDGVFEQGLIATEQDEGLLVLFTAPSYPASLVAVEMAVWGTQDFEIYVWDWETGDILDNRAAEGVDANDYEWAYYDRTVLDLDFSGDFYVGLVYTGDQQNDGTWWPAIALDETASARRSYDLLSTSFDLLDDVGFPGNLAIRAVVEVNGGILKLAPAGLPTGGISPKSPGSHDRIPSDSRATLRVVTPRR
- a CDS encoding urate hydroxylase PuuD, which encodes MEILQVLSRWIHIVSGIMWIGLLYYYNFVHMGFAPTMDPETAKKVVPELVPRSLYWFRWGALWTWVSGVLLLLIVFYHGGLMFDQEHSWSMGSIVMIAVSFLGVFVYDSLFRIVKSVRAASVIGFILILAAIFAFINVGNFEYRAYVIHTGVLFGTIMAFNVWFRIWPSQQKVVSAIKEGKAPDQTLLAHVGMRSRHNTYLSIPLIWLMINSHHAGTPPQEHWLYLPIFILAGWVAVYLLYQKVPRVKGF